Proteins co-encoded in one Desulfitobacterium hafniense DCB-2 genomic window:
- a CDS encoding TFIIB-type zinc ribbon-containing protein → MVVHYKCPNCGADMAFNSTSGMLHCDSCGTDQSIEEIPKQGDAQNPGTAASKGHIPWAEGAVNQYHCQNCGAVLITDKDTVATSCSFCNAAVVLNDRLQGSFAPAKVIPFAIDRQQAQEAFKKWCRKGLLTPKELMSANRIKGITGIYVPFWLYDLNGWGEATAECTKVRAYSDADYNYTETSFFHVHRTVDLNYLQVPVDASQKMDDALMDKLEPYDYGSLKDFMMPYLAGFLAEKYDYDNRELFPRVRARVEGYVSDYINSTISGYTTTNFISKNININEKKADYALFPVWMVRYDYGQKEYVFAMNGQTGKIVGKPPLSPGKIAAWFAGISTTSFVIIKIIAMLLGGGVL, encoded by the coding sequence ATGGTGGTACATTATAAGTGCCCGAATTGCGGAGCGGATATGGCATTTAACAGTACCAGCGGCATGCTGCATTGCGACAGCTGCGGTACTGATCAGAGCATCGAAGAGATACCCAAACAGGGCGATGCCCAAAACCCAGGAACTGCGGCTTCCAAGGGGCATATCCCTTGGGCCGAGGGCGCAGTCAATCAATACCACTGCCAGAATTGCGGTGCGGTACTGATCACTGACAAAGACACTGTGGCCACTTCCTGCAGTTTTTGCAATGCGGCAGTTGTTTTGAACGACCGCCTTCAAGGCAGTTTTGCCCCCGCCAAGGTCATTCCCTTTGCCATCGACCGCCAGCAGGCCCAGGAGGCCTTTAAAAAATGGTGCCGAAAGGGGTTGCTTACCCCCAAGGAGCTGATGTCCGCCAACCGCATCAAGGGCATCACCGGCATCTATGTGCCCTTCTGGCTGTATGATCTTAATGGCTGGGGAGAAGCCACGGCGGAATGCACTAAAGTAAGGGCTTACTCAGACGCCGACTATAACTACACAGAAACCAGCTTTTTTCATGTGCACCGCACTGTTGACCTGAATTATCTGCAAGTGCCTGTGGACGCCTCACAGAAGATGGACGATGCCCTGATGGATAAACTGGAGCCCTATGATTATGGCAGCTTAAAGGATTTCATGATGCCCTATCTGGCTGGTTTTCTGGCTGAAAAGTATGACTATGACAACCGGGAGCTGTTCCCCCGGGTGCGCGCCCGAGTGGAGGGCTATGTATCCGATTATATCAACTCCACCATCAGCGGCTATACCACCACCAACTTCATCAGCAAAAATATCAACATTAATGAAAAAAAGGCCGATTACGCCCTTTTTCCCGTGTGGATGGTTCGTTATGACTATGGTCAGAAGGAATATGTTTTTGCCATGAACGGCCAGACCGGCAAAATCGTCGGCAAGCCCCCCCTCAGTCCGGGAAAAATTGCGGCCTGGTTCGCCGGCATCAGCACAACATCCTTTGTCATCATTAAAATTATTGCCATGTTGCTGGGAGGAGGGGTTTTATAA
- the ldhH gene encoding L-lactate dehydrogenase (quinone) large subunit LdhH, with protein sequence MANAHFKQEIENALENDILRGALGRFGDVYGKNREQAYQGYDFAALREKVVEVKSYAAEHLDEMIEQFEKAATARGAKVFHAATGDDAKQYIIELAKQQKVKNIVKSKSMASEEIHLNAALLKEGFDVQETDLGEWIVQLAGQRPSHMVMPAIHMTKEQVADTFNNNLSYTSDPVIAKLVKTARQEMRKKFVEADMGISGANIAVAETGTLMMMTNEGNARLTATWPRVHVFLVGLEKFVPNFEDAGYILQTLPRNGTAQQLTSYVTMITGPNPTYYPDGSIEDKEFHIILMDNGRRKMYADEQFKQVFQCIRCAACLNVCPAFQLVGGHVYGHIYTGGIGTILTAFLNSEKDAENPQNLCLQCGKCTEVCAGKLDIPGMILEIRNRIGDQKGLPMTPKFILDVVSNRRLFHSLLRVASKAQLPFSKGQPTIRHLPFFLSGLTEKRSLPTIADVPFRDVIKKMNQDVKNSKGTIAFFGGCLVDFVYPKIGEGVVRVLNEKGYKVTFPEGQSCCGAPASYMGDRQNARKSAIMNIEAMDAEKVDYVVSACPTCTHALIDSFRELLADDPAMLKRAGELSRKSMDFAKLLTILGGLEEGGDGVPLKVTYHDSCHLRRKMGVIEEPRNILSNIKGVDLVEMNESDRCCGFAGSYSIKFPEMSGPILERKLRNIEATGADVVAVDCPGCLMQINGGLDQTDLKVKVKHTAELLLEKRQKQK encoded by the coding sequence ATGGCTAATGCACATTTTAAACAAGAAATCGAGAATGCCCTGGAGAATGATATCCTTAGAGGGGCATTAGGCCGTTTCGGGGATGTCTATGGGAAAAACCGGGAACAAGCTTACCAAGGGTATGATTTTGCTGCCCTGCGTGAAAAAGTGGTCGAAGTAAAATCCTATGCCGCCGAGCATTTGGATGAGATGATTGAGCAATTCGAAAAGGCTGCCACAGCGCGGGGGGCTAAGGTTTTTCATGCCGCAACAGGTGACGATGCCAAACAATATATTATCGAGCTGGCCAAACAACAAAAGGTTAAAAATATTGTCAAGTCCAAATCCATGGCTTCTGAAGAAATTCATCTCAATGCTGCTCTGCTTAAAGAAGGCTTTGATGTTCAGGAAACAGATTTAGGGGAATGGATCGTCCAGTTAGCAGGGCAGAGACCTTCCCACATGGTAATGCCGGCTATCCATATGACCAAAGAGCAGGTTGCAGACACCTTTAATAATAATCTCAGCTATACCAGCGATCCGGTGATCGCCAAATTGGTGAAGACGGCCCGCCAGGAAATGCGCAAAAAGTTCGTGGAGGCGGATATGGGCATTTCGGGAGCCAATATCGCGGTGGCTGAAACAGGCACCCTGATGATGATGACCAATGAAGGAAATGCCCGCTTAACGGCTACCTGGCCTCGTGTCCATGTTTTCCTGGTCGGGTTGGAGAAATTTGTCCCGAACTTTGAAGATGCGGGATATATCCTGCAGACCCTGCCCCGGAATGGCACAGCTCAGCAGCTTACCAGTTATGTAACCATGATCACCGGCCCTAATCCTACTTATTATCCCGACGGTTCCATAGAAGATAAAGAATTTCATATTATTCTTATGGATAATGGCCGGCGCAAAATGTATGCCGATGAACAATTCAAACAAGTGTTCCAATGTATCCGTTGTGCGGCCTGTTTAAACGTTTGCCCGGCTTTCCAGCTGGTAGGCGGACATGTTTACGGACATATTTATACCGGGGGTATCGGCACCATTTTGACCGCTTTCCTTAATTCGGAAAAGGATGCCGAGAATCCGCAGAATCTCTGTCTCCAATGCGGCAAATGTACAGAAGTATGTGCCGGTAAACTGGACATCCCGGGAATGATCCTGGAGATTCGCAATCGCATCGGTGATCAAAAGGGTTTGCCCATGACTCCGAAATTCATTCTGGATGTGGTCTCTAACCGACGCCTCTTCCACTCTTTATTGCGTGTGGCCTCCAAGGCCCAGCTGCCTTTTTCCAAAGGTCAGCCCACCATTCGCCATTTGCCTTTCTTCCTGTCAGGACTGACGGAAAAGAGAAGCCTGCCCACGATTGCCGATGTTCCCTTCCGGGATGTGATCAAGAAGATGAATCAGGATGTTAAGAATTCTAAAGGCACCATTGCCTTCTTTGGCGGTTGCCTTGTGGACTTTGTCTATCCCAAAATCGGGGAAGGTGTCGTCAGGGTTTTAAATGAAAAAGGGTATAAAGTAACTTTCCCGGAAGGCCAGTCCTGCTGCGGGGCTCCCGCATCTTATATGGGTGACCGTCAAAACGCCCGCAAATCAGCGATCATGAATATCGAGGCCATGGATGCCGAAAAAGTGGATTATGTGGTTTCGGCCTGCCCCACCTGTACCCATGCTTTGATTGACAGTTTTAGAGAACTCCTGGCCGACGATCCGGCTATGCTCAAACGTGCCGGAGAGCTCAGCAGGAAATCCATGGACTTTGCCAAGCTTCTGACCATCTTAGGCGGTCTTGAAGAAGGGGGAGACGGAGTCCCCTTAAAGGTTACGTATCATGATTCCTGTCACTTAAGACGGAAAATGGGGGTCATTGAGGAACCGCGGAACATCCTTTCCAATATCAAGGGTGTCGATCTGGTGGAAATGAATGAGTCGGATCGTTGCTGCGGATTTGCCGGCTCTTATTCCATCAAATTCCCGGAAATGTCCGGACCGATTCTGGAAAGAAAACTTCGCAATATTGAAGCCACCGGGGCGGATGTTGTGGCTGTGGATTGCCCGGGATGCCTGATGCAGATTAATGGCGGATTGGATCAAACAGACCTGAAGGTCAAGGTAAAACACACCGCAGAGTTGCTTCTGGAAAAACGCCAAAAGCAAAAATAA
- a CDS encoding LutC/YkgG family protein, whose product MEDLNHLYERFQTKLQAVSGESHRVKTLKEAEELIAQIMKEKGIESVAMVNSPMAEAMNLPEKLSAHGVTVYMERYPEVTPTVGAGITEVKWAVAELGTLIQYAEDVNERLCSSFTPIHIALVQTSTLLPNLMTALATVHNEPRIPGFVGFITGPSRTSDIERVLTIGVHGPEQLVAVFVDEQAGEGVVNG is encoded by the coding sequence ATGGAAGATTTAAATCATTTATATGAGCGTTTTCAGACGAAGCTCCAAGCTGTGTCCGGCGAGAGTCATCGTGTAAAAACTCTCAAAGAGGCTGAGGAGCTTATTGCTCAAATCATGAAAGAAAAGGGAATTGAAAGCGTAGCAATGGTGAATTCTCCCATGGCTGAAGCGATGAACTTGCCAGAGAAGCTTTCAGCTCACGGGGTAACAGTATACATGGAGCGCTATCCGGAAGTTACTCCTACGGTGGGCGCAGGGATAACAGAAGTGAAATGGGCTGTTGCCGAATTAGGGACCTTGATTCAATATGCGGAAGATGTGAATGAACGCCTTTGTTCCTCATTTACTCCCATACATATAGCCTTAGTTCAAACCTCGACTCTGCTGCCGAATCTGATGACTGCTCTGGCCACCGTTCATAACGAACCCAGAATTCCGGGGTTTGTTGGTTTTATCACAGGTCCCAGCCGGACTTCGGATATTGAACGTGTCCTGACCATCGGCGTTCACGGCCCTGAGCAGCTGGTGGCCGTATTTGTGGATGAACAGGCAGGGGAGGGTGTAGTCAATGGCTAA
- a CDS encoding DEAD/DEAH box helicase codes for MRKTPGRNELIFVSERTYHGLVLDRFQEEALDAIDEGQSVIVAAPTGTGKTLVADYLVEKVMAEGRRIIYTAPIKALSNQKFKDYKQLFGVDQVGILTGDVVLNSEAPLLIMTTEIFRNQVITNDPSLESVSYIIFDEIHWLNDEERGTVWEESIILAPPHMKLLGLSATIANAQQLVDWIGTIRQEDVALIQENRRIVPLEYYYFSRDTGLVNYEKLWKYYRQQIQSAPPTEGSLFAPTNHLDLIKVIQKQYLPALYFVFSRKQCADKASELAYLTNYLNPQEKRQVEDAFLEHFGPESDWSPSTRLLRRLAVKGIAFHHAGLMPSQKVLVEELFLKRLVHVLYCTETFSVGINYPVRSVCFDTLNKFDGRNFRPLANHEFFQMSGRAGRRGLDERGYSFALVDLNYMEKSPPPRFNINRLEPLTSQFKLSYNTVLNLQATLSYEQIQIYFQKSFAAHSNLHTHGQLIAELAQLEEQFNGKGEHVCRHTDSYACPVKYLPKKKELDRLKRAYQALGPRRQNRVYGREMARKIKNWEKLLATTPQKCPNAKLALCEEESKQRRKLQQRMIEIRKDLKTLPDQNFFFNEFQFKKNQLIQMGYIREDELLPRGECACHIYVQELLVTELIFSGIMETLDDDQLNALLSAIDFEARKNDYFQRLPVLDWTPLQDLVRYIQSVCGPESVRYDPRVAVIVYSWSQGVSFAEVQRLSNLDEGDIISVIRRTIDLLRQMRDAVKEPALLQRLKLCMDKLDRDEAAVLAL; via the coding sequence ATGAGAAAAACTCCTGGAAGAAATGAGTTGATTTTCGTGTCTGAACGTACATACCACGGCTTAGTTTTGGATCGGTTTCAAGAAGAAGCCTTAGATGCTATTGATGAAGGGCAATCTGTCATTGTCGCAGCTCCCACCGGTACGGGAAAGACTCTTGTCGCCGATTACCTCGTGGAAAAAGTCATGGCCGAAGGACGCCGGATTATTTATACCGCCCCGATTAAAGCCTTAAGCAACCAAAAGTTTAAGGACTATAAGCAGCTTTTTGGCGTAGATCAGGTGGGAATTTTAACGGGAGACGTGGTGCTGAACTCGGAAGCTCCTTTGCTGATCATGACCACTGAGATTTTCCGCAATCAGGTGATCACCAATGATCCCTCCTTAGAATCGGTGTCCTACATCATCTTTGATGAGATTCATTGGCTTAATGATGAAGAGCGGGGTACGGTCTGGGAGGAATCGATTATCTTAGCTCCTCCCCATATGAAATTATTAGGCCTCAGTGCCACTATCGCCAATGCCCAGCAATTGGTGGATTGGATCGGAACCATACGTCAGGAAGATGTAGCATTAATCCAGGAAAACCGCCGCATTGTGCCTTTAGAATACTATTATTTTTCCAGAGATACCGGTCTGGTCAACTACGAGAAGCTCTGGAAGTATTATCGCCAACAGATCCAGTCTGCACCGCCCACAGAGGGCAGTTTATTTGCCCCTACGAATCACCTGGACTTAATCAAAGTAATCCAAAAGCAATACCTCCCCGCCCTTTATTTTGTTTTCAGCCGCAAGCAATGTGCTGATAAGGCTTCTGAACTGGCCTACCTCACCAATTATTTAAACCCTCAGGAAAAAAGGCAGGTCGAGGACGCTTTCCTGGAGCATTTCGGACCGGAAAGCGATTGGTCCCCCTCCACCAGGCTGCTGCGGCGCTTAGCTGTCAAAGGGATCGCCTTTCACCATGCCGGTCTGATGCCCTCGCAAAAAGTGTTGGTGGAGGAGCTTTTCCTCAAACGCCTCGTTCATGTTCTCTACTGCACCGAAACTTTCAGCGTTGGCATTAACTATCCTGTTCGCTCCGTCTGCTTTGATACCCTGAATAAATTCGACGGCCGCAACTTTCGCCCCCTGGCCAATCATGAATTCTTCCAAATGTCCGGACGGGCCGGACGCCGGGGATTGGATGAACGGGGCTACTCCTTTGCTTTAGTCGATCTGAATTACATGGAAAAGAGCCCTCCCCCCCGCTTCAATATCAACCGCCTGGAGCCCCTCACCAGCCAATTTAAATTAAGCTATAACACGGTCCTCAATCTTCAGGCCACCCTTTCTTATGAACAAATCCAGATTTACTTTCAAAAGAGCTTTGCCGCCCATAGCAATCTGCATACTCACGGTCAATTGATTGCTGAGCTGGCTCAACTGGAGGAGCAATTCAACGGCAAAGGGGAGCATGTGTGCCGGCACACCGACTCTTATGCCTGCCCTGTGAAATATCTGCCGAAAAAGAAAGAACTTGATCGTCTCAAACGGGCTTATCAAGCCTTGGGTCCCCGCCGCCAAAACCGGGTCTATGGCCGGGAAATGGCACGCAAGATTAAAAACTGGGAAAAGCTTCTGGCCACAACCCCGCAAAAATGCCCCAACGCCAAGCTGGCTCTTTGCGAGGAGGAAAGCAAACAACGGAGAAAGCTGCAGCAAAGGATGATTGAAATTCGTAAAGATCTGAAAACCCTGCCGGATCAGAACTTCTTTTTCAATGAATTCCAGTTTAAGAAGAATCAATTAATCCAAATGGGGTACATCCGGGAGGACGAGCTGCTTCCCCGCGGTGAATGTGCCTGTCATATTTATGTTCAGGAATTATTGGTCACGGAGCTGATTTTTTCAGGTATTATGGAAACTTTAGACGATGACCAGTTGAATGCCTTATTATCGGCCATTGATTTTGAGGCCCGCAAGAACGATTACTTTCAAAGGCTCCCCGTCCTGGACTGGACTCCGCTGCAGGATTTAGTCCGTTATATTCAGAGTGTCTGCGGCCCGGAATCTGTCCGCTATGATCCTCGGGTAGCGGTCATCGTCTATTCCTGGAGCCAAGGGGTTTCCTTTGCTGAAGTTCAGCGTTTGTCCAATCTGGATGAAGGGGATATTATCTCAGTTATTCGCCGCACCATTGACCTGCTGCGGCAGATGAGGGATGCAGTTAAGGAGCCGGCTTTGCTTCAGCGCTTAAAGCTTTGCATGGACAAACTGGATCGGGATGAAGCTGCCGTCCTTGCTTTATAG
- a CDS encoding HAD family hydrolase, with amino-acid sequence MIKAILFDLDGTLTLMDQEEFMKNYIGLLAPRFKQYISPDKFAKQLNRSTEVMIKQPQEGKTNLQTFFADFTKATGLTYHTLWPVFEAFYTTDFPALRLLVKLNPHGKEAVETALQNGYTVAIAANPVMPLIAIEERIRWAELSPQIFSVIPSIESFHHCKPHTGFYAELAEHLGLQPSECLMVGNHPVEDVAAQEIGMQTFYVGEPVEGIQTTYQGDISDLTRKIREGSL; translated from the coding sequence ATGATTAAAGCTATTCTTTTTGACTTAGATGGAACCTTAACCTTAATGGATCAGGAAGAATTCATGAAAAACTACATAGGACTTTTGGCTCCGCGATTTAAACAGTATATTTCCCCTGATAAATTCGCCAAGCAGCTCAACCGTTCTACTGAGGTGATGATCAAACAACCTCAGGAGGGTAAAACCAACCTGCAAACTTTTTTTGCTGATTTTACCAAAGCGACCGGGTTGACTTATCATACATTATGGCCGGTTTTTGAAGCATTCTACACCACCGACTTTCCGGCTTTGCGTCTTTTAGTCAAGTTAAATCCCCATGGCAAAGAGGCGGTAGAGACTGCTTTACAAAATGGCTATACGGTAGCTATTGCGGCCAATCCGGTTATGCCCTTGATAGCCATCGAAGAGCGGATTCGCTGGGCAGAGTTATCCCCCCAAATCTTTTCGGTCATTCCGTCTATAGAGTCCTTTCATCACTGCAAGCCTCACACAGGTTTCTATGCCGAATTAGCTGAGCATCTCGGCCTGCAGCCCAGTGAATGCCTTATGGTTGGCAATCATCCCGTAGAGGATGTGGCTGCTCAGGAGATTGGCATGCAGACATTTTATGTAGGTGAGCCTGTGGAGGGGATTCAGACAACCTACCAAGGGGATATTTCTGATCTGACCCGCAAGATTCGGGAAGGAAGTCTCTAG
- the rd gene encoding rubredoxin yields MQKYVCTICQYVYDPEVGDPDSGVAPGTAFEDIPEDWVCPTCGVSKDQFEVYED; encoded by the coding sequence ATGCAAAAGTATGTATGCACCATCTGTCAGTATGTCTATGATCCTGAAGTAGGAGATCCGGATTCCGGAGTAGCTCCTGGCACAGCTTTCGAGGATATCCCCGAGGATTGGGTATGCCCCACTTGCGGTGTAAGCAAAGATCAATTTGAAGTATACGAAGATTAA
- a CDS encoding TPM domain-containing protein codes for MGKRAAKLALLLVIVFYAVYPGSVTAALQDQHIFDDAQLFTEDERASLEEACRQYGSESDIAIVIVTASDLGGKTPQLYLEEFYDAKVADGDGVYPSAALLLLNMTPGARSVEIQGYGIAQTYLNNQRIEYILDDITPQLAEGKYFDAMLGYTEQAAYYMRQEVQSSPGVNPGGSPHYNPPQGNGAGYNKQEDSIFFNTFFQLGLAAVIGAAAVSIMAARSGGRVTTNNRTYLDPAHSRLLDHSDQYIRTTVTKVRRPKKDEHNNSGFGGGRGGFGGGGGGVSPGGHSHSGGGRSF; via the coding sequence ATGGGCAAAAGAGCGGCAAAGCTTGCACTGCTTTTGGTCATCGTTTTTTACGCCGTCTATCCAGGCAGCGTGACGGCAGCCTTGCAGGATCAACACATTTTTGACGACGCACAACTGTTCACTGAAGACGAGCGCGCATCCCTGGAGGAAGCCTGCCGGCAATATGGCTCGGAAAGCGACATCGCTATTGTTATCGTGACAGCCAGTGATCTGGGCGGAAAAACCCCGCAGCTCTATTTGGAGGAGTTCTATGATGCCAAGGTCGCCGATGGGGACGGTGTGTACCCTTCGGCGGCGCTGCTGCTGCTGAATATGACACCCGGTGCGCGCAGTGTGGAAATCCAAGGCTATGGCATAGCCCAAACCTATCTGAATAATCAACGGATCGAATACATCCTGGATGACATTACCCCACAGCTGGCTGAGGGAAAATACTTTGACGCCATGCTCGGGTATACGGAACAGGCTGCTTATTATATGCGGCAGGAGGTCCAAAGTTCCCCCGGAGTAAATCCTGGCGGCTCCCCCCATTATAACCCGCCCCAAGGCAACGGTGCCGGATACAACAAACAGGAGGACTCCATCTTCTTCAATACCTTTTTCCAGCTTGGCCTGGCGGCGGTGATCGGTGCCGCAGCGGTGAGCATTATGGCGGCCCGCTCCGGAGGCAGGGTCACGACCAATAATCGCACCTATCTCGATCCTGCACATTCCCGTCTGCTTGACCACAGTGACCAGTATATCCGAACCACCGTGACTAAAGTAAGACGACCGAAAAAGGACGAGCACAACAACAGCGGCTTTGGTGGTGGCAGAGGCGGTTTTGGCGGCGGGGGCGGCGGAGTTTCTCCCGGAGGTCATTCCCACAGCGGCGGCGGCCGAAGCTTCTAA
- a CDS encoding PspA/IM30 family protein: MSILGRFKEIMSSNINALLDKVEDPEKMIEQCLRNLNSDLGKVKSETATIMAEEQRAQRELDECHADIEKMQSYALKALEAGNEADARKFLTHKASLQAKLTGLQEACNLAQANAAHMREMHDKLVGDIGELESRKEMIKGKLAAAKTQDRMNKMMSSVSGANDSMASFERYEALADKALDQAKAMAELNKSSQSSIKDLAAKYDAEPDTSIDDELAALKASLNK; the protein is encoded by the coding sequence ATGAGTATTCTGGGGAGATTCAAAGAGATTATGTCAAGCAATATCAACGCCTTGCTTGATAAAGTGGAAGATCCGGAAAAGATGATCGAGCAGTGCCTGCGGAACCTGAACAGCGATCTGGGCAAGGTCAAGTCGGAAACCGCCACCATTATGGCGGAAGAGCAGCGCGCTCAAAGAGAGCTGGATGAATGTCATGCCGACATTGAAAAAATGCAGTCTTACGCGCTCAAAGCGCTGGAAGCTGGCAATGAAGCGGATGCCAGAAAGTTTCTGACCCATAAAGCCTCTTTGCAAGCCAAGCTGACCGGACTGCAGGAAGCCTGCAATCTTGCCCAGGCCAACGCTGCCCATATGCGGGAAATGCATGATAAGCTGGTTGGGGATATCGGTGAACTGGAATCCCGCAAGGAGATGATTAAGGGCAAACTGGCTGCGGCGAAGACCCAGGACCGCATGAACAAAATGATGTCCTCGGTTTCAGGTGCCAACGATTCAATGGCCAGCTTTGAGCGGTATGAAGCGCTGGCGGATAAGGCCCTGGACCAAGCCAAAGCCATGGCTGAGCTGAACAAGTCGTCCCAGTCTTCCATTAAGGATCTGGCGGCCAAATATGATGCAGAGCCTGATACCAGCATTGATGATGAGCTTGCCGCCTTAAAAGCCAGCTTAAATAAGTAA
- a CDS encoding SPFH domain-containing protein: protein MGFFSGQFSNVVEWEEFREDMIFWKWHNREIKRGSKLIIRPGQDAIFLFNGRIEGIFKDEGDYDIESQIIPFLSTLQGFKFGFNSGMRAEVLFVNTKEFTAKWGTKSAINIPTPQLPGGIPIRANGTFTFKVNDYVKLIDKIAGVKDSFLVEDVRLRIMALLDQLLMKWIVQEGRDMFNLQSNSFAIADGLKTDLDMQIYDMGITVSQLTIMSFTYPEEIQQMIAKAASHTMIGDMGRYQQVSVLDGIAGGKGQGGSTAADMAGMAIGMQMANEMIKGVTSPQREQTQGRGSHAPQGGSEPGLIKPNFCPNCGQKTDGANFCSNCGQKLV, encoded by the coding sequence ATGGGATTTTTTTCAGGACAGTTTTCCAATGTGGTGGAGTGGGAAGAATTTCGCGAGGACATGATCTTCTGGAAATGGCACAACCGCGAAATCAAACGAGGCAGTAAGCTGATTATCCGCCCGGGGCAGGATGCTATTTTCCTTTTTAACGGCAGGATAGAGGGAATTTTTAAAGACGAGGGCGATTATGACATCGAGTCCCAGATTATCCCCTTTCTGTCTACCCTCCAGGGCTTTAAATTCGGGTTCAATTCAGGGATGCGCGCTGAGGTGCTGTTTGTCAACACCAAGGAATTTACGGCAAAATGGGGTACCAAAAGTGCCATCAACATTCCCACACCCCAGCTTCCCGGTGGTATTCCCATCCGTGCTAACGGAACATTTACTTTTAAAGTCAACGATTATGTTAAATTGATTGACAAAATTGCGGGGGTAAAGGATTCGTTCCTGGTGGAGGATGTCAGGCTGCGCATCATGGCGCTGCTGGACCAGCTTCTGATGAAATGGATCGTCCAGGAAGGCAGGGATATGTTCAATCTGCAGTCCAACTCCTTCGCTATCGCTGACGGCCTGAAAACGGATCTGGATATGCAGATTTACGATATGGGCATCACGGTAAGCCAGCTTACCATCATGAGCTTCACCTATCCCGAAGAAATCCAGCAAATGATTGCCAAAGCTGCCTCCCACACTATGATTGGCGATATGGGCCGTTATCAGCAGGTATCCGTACTGGACGGAATCGCCGGCGGCAAAGGACAGGGCGGCAGTACCGCAGCCGATATGGCCGGTATGGCTATCGGGATGCAGATGGCCAATGAAATGATCAAGGGCGTGACCAGTCCTCAGAGGGAGCAAACCCAAGGGAGAGGCAGCCACGCACCCCAAGGTGGCAGCGAACCCGGTTTAATAAAGCCTAATTTCTGCCCCAACTGCGGCCAGAAGACCGATGGTGCCAATTTTTGCTCCAACTGCGGTCAGAAGCTGGTCTGA
- a CDS encoding DUF4829 domain-containing protein produces MRVWLTLILALFLCAGCGNPQIGNTAVLSQADQNAALEVVKQHLEGMKNDFGVISLEINSIQAIRNEQHIQTILSGEAAVMMGLTEEKIALVDAYLNVQYDGTKVPYNSGENQYIGFTLVRENKEKPWIIANSGQGMGGVALVDFENPYPEKSAELYVWKNKELTSNDHTYFTVFDNDTNGLNKNRPESEIYNLDAASDSIDFINLRLAGIPNLTCLAVYQMNTTDFTKEEMADILGYLVLNADHHRITLGLWEPDGLNSVNGSHIINSLQRKGFNGKLKDVTDDLIQHPELIPYDGVLGGTMGFYFPEDIHVLTDKWVLAYFEDGHISGYMLLEYTINNDSISWRVMESYLNGE; encoded by the coding sequence ATGAGAGTATGGCTAACCCTGATCCTGGCATTATTTTTATGCGCGGGCTGCGGCAATCCGCAGATAGGAAATACTGCCGTACTCAGTCAGGCGGATCAGAATGCGGCTTTAGAAGTCGTAAAGCAGCATCTGGAAGGCATGAAAAACGATTTTGGTGTCATCAGCCTTGAGATCAACAGCATCCAGGCCATCCGGAACGAGCAGCATATCCAAACTATCTTAAGCGGCGAAGCTGCCGTCATGATGGGCTTGACCGAAGAAAAGATCGCTTTGGTGGATGCTTATCTCAATGTTCAGTATGACGGGACCAAGGTTCCTTACAACAGCGGAGAGAACCAATATATCGGCTTTACGCTGGTCAGGGAGAATAAAGAAAAACCCTGGATCATAGCGAATTCCGGCCAAGGTATGGGTGGCGTAGCTCTTGTAGATTTTGAGAATCCTTACCCGGAAAAAAGCGCGGAGCTGTACGTCTGGAAAAATAAAGAGCTGACCAGCAATGACCATACTTATTTTACGGTATTTGACAATGATACAAATGGGCTAAACAAAAACAGGCCGGAAAGCGAGATTTATAATCTTGACGCGGCCAGCGACAGCATCGACTTTATCAATTTAAGGCTGGCGGGGATTCCCAACCTAACCTGCCTGGCGGTCTATCAAATGAACACCACGGATTTCACCAAAGAAGAGATGGCGGACATCCTCGGCTATCTTGTCCTCAATGCCGATCATCACCGTATAACCCTTGGCCTGTGGGAGCCGGATGGTTTGAATTCGGTGAATGGTTCGCACATCATAAATAGCTTGCAAAGAAAGGGTTTTAACGGAAAGCTTAAAGATGTTACGGACGATCTGATCCAGCATCCCGAACTGATTCCCTATGACGGGGTTCTGGGCGGAACGATGGGCTTCTACTTTCCGGAGGATATTCATGTCCTTACGGATAAATGGGTCCTTGCTTATTTTGAAGATGGCCATATCAGCGGCTATATGCTGCTGGAATATACTATAAATAATGACTCAATTTCCTGGCGGGTCATGGAGTCTTATTTGAACGGAGAATGA